A stretch of Lathyrus oleraceus cultivar Zhongwan6 chromosome 6, CAAS_Psat_ZW6_1.0, whole genome shotgun sequence DNA encodes these proteins:
- the LOC127095022 gene encoding uncharacterized protein LOC127095022: MLEEFERLVRIPMKNKTLFEGVDESLQPKVIAKAIHMDKGEAEALLEVKGNTKGFSLNFLLERACTLLKAESWDSCYSNIALAIYGIILFPNIDGFIDMVAICVFLIENPVPTLLADVYYYMSHRYTKKTGMIACYAPLLYQWFLEHLPKTCVFVERTDASWPQRLGSLRSEDLSSNSKEYIGMDIIFSCGDFPNLPLIGTQGCVNSNPVLSLRQLGYPMEGPPDASSLEALLLLDLGVENPILFQRIIEAWKRVNRKGKAGLRRINGINKEPYFHWVKEREEVIKIPFIIQIPVPLPEPKLTHIPIEEV; encoded by the coding sequence ATGTTGGAAGAATTTGAGCGTCTTGTTAGGATTCCCATGAAGAATAAGACATTGTTTGAAGGGGTGGACGAATCTTTGCAACCCAAAGTCATTGCTAAAGCCATTCACATGGACAAGGGAGAGGCTGAAGCTCTCCTAGAGGTCAAAGGGAATACTAAAGGGTTCTCACTAAATTTCCTTTTGGAAAGAGCTTGTACCTTGTTAAAAGCGGAAAGTTGGGACTCTTGTTACTCTAATATTGCTTTGGCTATCTATGGCATCATCTTATTCCCAAATATTGATGGGTTTATAGACATGGTTGCTATTTGCGTTTTTCTCATCGAAAATCCAGTGCCTACCTTGTTAGCAGATGTTTATTATTACATGAGCCATAGGTACACCAAGAAGACGGGAATGATTGCTTGTTATGCTCCTCTCTTATACCAGTGGTTCTTAGAGCATCTTCCAAAGACATGTGTTTTTGTGGAACGAACAGACGCTAGTTGGCCTCAGAGGTTGGGATCACTCCGATCTGAAGATCTTTCCTCGAATTCCAAAGAATATATTGGTATGGACATTATATTCAGCTGTGGGGACTTTCCTAATTTACCACTCATTGGAACTCAAGGGTGTGTCAATTCTAACCCGGTTTTATCACTGAGACAACTTGGTTACCCAATGGAGGGTCCTCCGGATGCAAGCTCCTTGGAAGCCTTATTGTTGCTTGACTTAGGGGTTGAGAATCCTATCCTATTCCAAAGGATCATAGAGGCTTGGAAAAGGGTCAATCGAAAAGGGAAAGCTGGCCTAAGGAGAATTAATGGGATCAATAAAGAACCGTATTTTCATTGGGTAAAGGAAAGGGAGGAGGTGATCAAAATACCATTCATCATTCAGATACCTGTACCTCTTCCCGAGCCTAAACTTACCCATATCCCCATTGAGGAGGTATAG